The following is a genomic window from Nitrososphaerota archaeon.
CGACCAACGCCGTCCTCATCAAGTTGAACCAGATTGGCACCTTGTCGGAGACGGAAGACGCTGTCGAACTTGCGCGAGGTGCTGGTTGGACCGTAGTGGTCTCCCATCGGTCAGGAGAGACCGAGGATCCGTTCATAGCGCATCTGGCGACGGCCTTCGAATCGGATTTCATCAAGACCGGCGCTCCCGCAAGAGGAGAGAGGGTCGCCAAGTACAACGAACTCCTCCGGATAGAAGAAGGGCTCGGTTCAAAGGCCAGGTACGCTGGGAAGAAGTTCTAGACAGGCGCAGGGGGTGGGACGCTCGCCCGTCCTTGTCGGACGGGTTTCGAACCCACGAGTCCCGTTAGAGACACAGGCTTAGCAAGCTTGCGCCCGCGCGGCTGCGCCTTACCAGGCTCCCCGTCTAGGACTCTAGGCTACCCCTGCGCGAGAGCCAGCCGATTTCTGGACGATAAAAACTTGAGCGGCGGTAGCTCCTCCGGAGTTCTCCACCGCTCTCCGCCCCCATCTCACCAGGCTGGGAATCCCCCACGTAGACGAGGCAGCGTGGCCACGTCGCCATAGGGCTGCTCCCTCCCGGACCTCGCCCGGTTCGGCAATCAAGAGTCAAGCCCTCTCCTTCGAGAGGGCTGCCCCTCATGACCGCCCACCCCGGCGTGAGTTCGTCTTCCCTGCCCGGCGCGGGTGACGAGGAAGATGGCTTTACCCGGAGGTTACTGGCCTCTGCGTGAAGCCGGTTTCAGCACTCTCGAGGACGGCTACCCCTCGGACCCTACCCACCGCCGAACAGGTCGCCTGTAAGGGCTCGCTTTAAGTTTACCACACATGTCGAGTGGAACCTTCGAGACGGCTCGTGGCGCCGTGCAGGAGTGGGTCAGACCTCAGCGGGTAGCGACTTATGGCAGACGTGTGTGCTCCGCAATCGTGGCTTTCATCCTGCAGACGCTGCAGAGGCCGCCTGAAGATGGCTTTCCACACCGGGAACAGGGGACGGATTCCTTCTCCGGAGCACGGGCATAGTGAGAAACCACGTCCAAGCTCGACCTGAACATTACGTTCTTGATCCCTGGGTGTTTGGACTCCAATACGTTGAGGTGGTCCCTGACCTCGCTCCTCAGCCCTTCGTGCATATAGGGACAGCTAACGCTCTGGAACGGGACCCCTGCCTGATAGGCAAAGAGGGCGACCTCGGCCTCGTATATCTCCATGAATGGCTTAACCCTCCTCACAGGGAAGCTGTCATCAGCATAGGCCGGGTCGAGCCACCCGAGGCGGGCTACATCTCCGTGCATCAGGTTCAACATGAAGGTCTGGACGTAATCGTCCAAGTTGTGGGCAGTGGCCACCAACGAAGCCCTGACTCGGGTGGCTGCTTCGTCGATAGCCCTCCTTCTGAAGACACCACAGAAGCTGCATGACGAGACGTCCCGCTCCTCTTTCCAGTCGAGGGCCTCGTCGAGCGAGAAACCGAACAACTCCTTATAGGACAAGGTTACGTGTTCGATTCCCAGCTCTCGGGTCATGCGTTCGGCGTGCTCTATAGCCTCATCTCTGTAGCCCGCGACCCCTTCGTCTATCGATATCGCGACCAGGGGGTTCCTCCGTCCGGCGTAGAGCTCCGCGAGGACCTTGAGCAGCGAAAGGCTGTCCTTCCCCCCCGACACTGCCACTGCCACCTTTTCCCTCGGCCCAATCATCTTATACCTGGAGATTGTCCGCCGCGTCTTCTCGACTATTGACTCCATGAAGCACGACTTGCAGAGGGTCTCTCCAGAGTACTGCTTGGTATAGAACCCGCTCCCCCTGCAGCGTACGCATTCCATCTGCCGCCGTATGAGTGAAGGTCAGTATAAAGTCCCAACGCTTAAAGCGATAACGGCTTCCAGCCGACTTTGTGCAGCCTGAGAAGTACAAGAAAATCGAGTTCCAGTGGGGCCTGGTCCTTCTCAGGACCAAGCGATTCCAGTCCATCATGGATAGGCTGGGTTCTAGTAGGATTTCAAAGCCGACCGGGTGGCTCCTACTCTATGCGATGCCTGCCGCTGCCGCCTCGGGGTTCTATCTTTTCTTGAGCGAGTTGGGTATCCTGCTTTCCCCACGTGGGCAGGAGGTAGCGTCATTCGT
Proteins encoded in this region:
- a CDS encoding TIGR00269 family protein, whose amino-acid sequence is MECVRCRGSGFYTKQYSGETLCKSCFMESIVEKTRRTISRYKMIGPREKVAVAVSGGKDSLSLLKVLAELYAGRRNPLVAISIDEGVAGYRDEAIEHAERMTRELGIEHVTLSYKELFGFSLDEALDWKEERDVSSCSFCGVFRRRAIDEAATRVRASLVATAHNLDDYVQTFMLNLMHGDVARLGWLDPAYADDSFPVRRVKPFMEIYEAEVALFAYQAGVPFQSVSCPYMHEGLRSEVRDHLNVLESKHPGIKNVMFRSSLDVVSHYARAPEKESVPCSRCGKPSSGGLCSVCRMKATIAEHTRLP